In Sphingomonas sp. LT1P40, the DNA window GTATGGGCGATCCACAGCAACAGCTTCAGCCCTTGCTCCGCCGCCCACCAGAATGGCGCACCCAGCCCCACCGCATCGAACGCCAGTCCCGCCGCCTCGAACGGCATCACGACAAACGTCGTCAGCGGAATCGCCACGATGTTCGCCAGCGCCCCGTACAGCCCCGATTTGTGGAAATGATACAATGCGATCGGCGTCAGCGCGATCTCGACGACCAAGCCGGTCAGCAGCAGCGACGCCACCCCACGCCCAAACCGCCGCCCGAACCTCTCCTCACGCCGCTCAAACCAACCGCGTACCGTGCGGCTCTCGTACAAGGCAACGATCGCCGTCACCGCTGCGAAACTCATCTGAAAACTCGGCCCCATCAGCGCCTCGGGCCATAGCAGCAATACCACCAGCGCGCCGAACGCAACCAGCCTGAGCGTGATCGCCTCGCGCCCCAGCATCATCGCCGCCAGCACCAGCAATGCGGCGATGCACGACCGCACCGTCGGCACCTCTGCCCCCGTCAGCAGCGTATAGCCAACCGCCGTTACTCCCGCCACGCCCGCCGCGATCACCGGCAACGGCCAGCGCAACGCCAGCGTCGGGCTGAGCGCCAGCAGCCGCAGCACCAGCAACATCGTCGCCCCGACCACCGCCGTCACATGCAACCCGCTGACCGAAAGCAGATGCGCGAGCCCCGACCGCCGCAATGCCTCCGCATCTTCCTCGGATATCGCCCCGCGATCCCCCGTCACCAGTGACGCCGCAATGCCGCCAGCACTCCCTTCGACCCGCGACTGGACATGCGCCGTCAACCGCTCGCGCAGCCCGCTTTTCGCCTGACCCGGCGACACGATCTCGACGGGCGCAAACCCTCGCCCCGTTGCCCCCAGTCCATCGAACCACGCCACCCGCTCGAAATCATACGCGCCCGGCACAGCGGGTGGCGCGGGCGGCATCAGCCGCGCCCGCAACTTCACCAATGCCCCACGTGTCAAACCCTCGGGCACATCCCTCATCGCCAGATTGACCCGCACCAATCGCGGCAATCCCGCCCCTGCATCGGGCGCAATCCGCACGCGCATCAGTTCGCGCGCGGGCAACGGCTCGACCCGTTCGACCTTGCCGTGAAATTCCACGATCGCCGCTCGTTCCAGCACCGGTGCCGCAATCCGCTCCGCCCGCCACCACACCAAAGCACAGCCGATCGCCACCAGACCCGCCGCCAGTGTCACCACCCGCGC includes these proteins:
- a CDS encoding ComEC/Rec2 family competence protein, which codes for MASTAASARSTGFSLLQIAGRWRVGERLERWLEAERGQLVLWVPVMLGVGIGLWFALPDASRWGAVVLGGLALAVAGIAVSDGRRAARVVTLAAGLVAIGCALVWWRAERIAAPVLERAAIVEFHGKVERVEPLPARELMRVRIAPDAGAGLPRLVRVNLAMRDVPEGLTRGALVKLRARLMPPAPPAVPGAYDFERVAWFDGLGATGRGFAPVEIVSPGQAKSGLRERLTAHVQSRVEGSAGGIAASLVTGDRGAISEEDAEALRRSGLAHLLSVSGLHVTAVVGATMLLVLRLLALSPTLALRWPLPVIAAGVAGVTAVGYTLLTGAEVPTVRSCIAALLVLAAMMLGREAITLRLVAFGALVVLLLWPEALMGPSFQMSFAAVTAIVALYESRTVRGWFERREERFGRRFGRGVASLLLTGLVVEIALTPIALYHFHKSGLYGALANIVAIPLTTFVVMPFEAAGLAFDAVGLGAPFWWAAEQGLKLLLWIAHTAANAPGALAMLPGMPGGAYALMVAGGIWFALWKTRVRLLGFAPMLVGAVWALTTPMPDLLVTGDGRHLALRTGGGNVALLRDRAGDYVRSMMSENGGVDAELPPLSEQDGVKCSPDLCVIEVERDGRRWRIAATRSGYLVPWREMMDVCRSADIVVADRRLPPGCVPKWLKLDRLFLQETGGVAITLSATPEVRTVRRAGAAHPWLTPERVMPPKPVTKRER